A region of Procambarus clarkii isolate CNS0578487 chromosome 48, FALCON_Pclarkii_2.0, whole genome shotgun sequence DNA encodes the following proteins:
- the LOC138351101 gene encoding uro-adherence factor A-like, translating into MESESWPESESWPKSESWAESESWPKSENWGESESWPESESWPKSESWAESESLPESESWPKSENWGESESWPESESWPKSESWAESESWAESESLAESESLAESESLGESESWAESESWAESESWAESESWAESESWAESESWAESESWAESESWAESESWAESESWPESESWPESESWPKSESWPKSESWPKSESWPKSESWAESESLPESESWAESESWAESESWAESETWAESETWAESETWAKSETWAESETWAKSETWAESETWAESETWAESEN; encoded by the coding sequence AGTGAGAGTTGGCCAGAGAGTGAGAGTTGGCCAAAGAGTGAGAGTTGGGCAGAGAGTGAGAGTTGGCCAAAGAGTGAGAattggggagagagtgagagttggCCAGAGAGTGAGAGTTGGCCAAAGAGTGAGAGTTGGGCAGAGAGTGAGAGTCTGCCAGAGAGTGAGAGTTGGCCAAAGAGTGAGAattggggagagagtgagagttggCCAGAGAGTGAGAGTTGGCCAAAGAGTGAGAGTTGGGCAGAGAGTGAGAGTTGGGCAGAGAGTGAGAGTCTGGCAGAGAGTGAGAGTCTGGCAGAGAGTGAGAGTCTGGGAGAGAGCGAGAGTTGGGCAGAGAGCGAGAGTTGGGCAGAGAGCGAGAGTTGGGCAGAGAGCGAGAGTTGGGCAGAGAGCGAGAGTTGGGCAGAGAGCGAGAGTTGGGCAGAGAGCGAGAGTTGGGCAGAGAGCGAGAGTTGGGCAGAGAGTGAGAGTTGGGCAGAGAGCGAGAGTTGGCCAGAGAGTGAGAGTTGGCCAGAGAGTGAGAGTTGGCCAAAGAGTGAGAGTTGGCCAAAGAGTGAGAGTTGGCCAAAGAGTGAGAGTTGGCCAAAGAGTGAGAGTTGGGCAGAGAGTGAGAGTCTGCCAGAGAGTGAGAGTTGGGCAGAGAGCGAGAGTTGGGCAGAGAGTGAGAGTTGGGCAGAGAGTGAGACTTGGGCAGAGAGTGAGACTTGGGCAGAGAGTGAGACTTGGGCAAAGAGTGAGACTTGGGCAGAGAGTGAGACTTGGGCAAAGAGTGAGACTTGGGCAGAGAGTGAGACTTGGGCAGAGAGTGAGACTtgggcagagagtgagaattga